The DNA window TGGATCTGCTCGGTCATGCTCTGGACCGTCTTGTAGCCCGCCGCCAGGAAGCCGAAACCACCAGCGGCGTTCACGGAGGCGACGAGTTCGGGAGTACTCGCTCCTCCCGCCATCGGAGCCGCGATCACGGGGACTCCGCTGTCACCGACGATTCCCATCATTCCCCCAATCACCCGGATGAACCCACCCGGTAGGGTGGCACACCCTCCGGACGCGGCCTGCAGGGCGTCGGCCCTCCCCTCGCCGCGTCCGCGCTCGTCCGTACCGGGGACGGTCCGTTCCCCTGGTGGGGCACCTGCCGCGCGGGCGCGTTCCGGCGCCACGTGATACACGGGCTACGGTCCCGGACAGGGTGGCCGAGCCTCACTCCTGGTGTTCGGACCCGCCAGTCGTGAGGGTTTCGGCCAACAGTTCCGGGTCCACGTTCCCGCCCGAGACGACGGCCACTGTCCGGCCGGCCGGGCTCTTTCCGGAGAGGAACGCGGCCATGGCGACAGCTCCGCTGGGTTCGGCGACAAGACGGGCGGAGCGGGCCAGCGTCCCCACCGCGGAACGGATCTCGTCCTCGGTCACGGTGACGATTCCGTCCAGACGGATCCGCAGGTGGCGGAACGTGAGCTCCGAGAGAGTCACGCGCACCCCGTCGGCGACGGTGCGTCCGGTCAGCTCCGGAGGCCAGGAGACGAGCTGGTCGGCGGCCAGACTCTCCGCCGCGTCCGAGGCCAGTTCCGGTTCCACGCCGAGAACCGTTGTCCCGGGGTGTTGCTCCTTCACCGCTGTGGCTACCCCGGAGGCGAGGCCGCCGCCCCCGACGGGAACCAGTACGGTGTCAACGTCGGAAAGGTCCTGGAGTATCTCGGCACCCACGGTTCCCTGGCCCGCGATGACGTGTGGGTGGTCGAAAGGGGGGATCAGGGTGAGCCCCTGTTCGGTGGTGTGTTTCTCCGCAGTGGGGAGACGCTGTTCCGGCGGAACAGTGACGAGTTCGGCACCGAAGGCACGCATAGCGTCGGTTTTCACGCGGGGAGCGCCCTCCGGAACGACCACGACGCAGCGGACTCCCTCCGCTCTCGCCGCGTAGGCGAGCGCCTGCCCGTGGTTGCCGGAGGAGTGGGTCACCACGCCCAGGGAACGGGAGTTCTCGTCCAGTAGTGCCAGGGCGTTGGCCGCACCGCGGATCTTGAACGCGCCCACGGGTTGCAGGCTCTCGGGTTTGAGCCACAGTGGCGACTCCGGAGGAGCCCACGGGTACCAGAGCAATGGTGTGCGCTGCGCCCGGTGTCTGATGCGGACCGCGGCGTCGTCGATGTCGGAGAGCGATATCAGCTCCATGGGGGGGATTGTGCCCGGTACCGTTGCGCGGTGCACACCGCGTTGTCGGCTCGGGACGGGTGGAATGGAGGAGGGCCCGTCCGGCCTTACCGGGACAGCGGACGTACTGGCTGCATACGCGCCGGTCGGCTGTTTCCGGCGCTGCTTCTGCTGCAGAACCGGACCCGGTTGACCGGACTCAGCCCGCAGGAAGCACGGGCGTTGTTGTTCGCCGGGATTCCGAGCGCGGCCGCCGATATCGGTCCGGGAGCGGAGTCGGCTCTTGCCCGCCACACGGTTCCGGCCTCTCTTCCCGGTGAGCTCCGGGTCCACGCGCAACGGGTCCGGTCCCGTTTCTCCGGGGGCGCGAGGCGGAGGAGGAGGCTCCCTGTCTGGTCGCTCTCGCCGCGGCTGTGTGGAGGAGAACACGGTCGAGGTCACCTACCGCCGGTGGGACGGCACCTGGATACAGCGTGCCCCGGAACCGTTGGGCGTTGAAAGGTGGGACGTGGTGCTCCTGGCGCGTCCCGCACGGACCGGTTCGGAACGGAGGTCCGCACCTTCCGGGTAGCGCGGGTGAGTGCGGTCACCGATACCGGTGCGGGCTTCCAACGCCCGGAGGACTTCGATCCCGCCGCTGTGTGGCAGGAGCGTACGCGGGCGTTCGAGGAGAACCGACACACGGTTCCGGTCCGGGTCCGTCTCAGCGAACGGGGAATGTCCCTGCTGCGGACAGTGTCCCCGCCCCGAACAGCGGCAGGGGCCGAGGACGCTGTTGTCGGCGCCGACGGGTGATACGAAGCGGTCCTCATGGTGGAGTCGGTGGAGTACGCGGTTGTCGAGTTCGCGGGCTACTGCCCCGGCATCGGGGTTCTGGAACCGTCCGGGCTGCGCAGCGCGATCGCGAGCTATGTCCGCGCTGCGGCGGAGACGTACGCGTCCTGACCACGGTCCGGTTCTCGCCGGTGCTCGCCCCTCGGAGCCCCGGTAACCTACTGGGGTATCCGGGCGAACACGCTGCCCACGGGCCATTGTGCTACCAATGGCAGGCGCCGGAGTCCTGAGGAGTAGAAGTATGCCCGACCAGCAGACACTGCTGCACTGCCTTCACCACACGCTCCAGGGCACTTCCTATTCCGTGGAGGCAACGCGCGACGGAGCACGAGCGTGGGGAACGCTGGACCACGCTACGGGGCTCGCCGCGAACCGGGCCATGGTGGCCGTGGAGATGGAACTCGACGCGGAGGCAGGAACCGCCAGGATCATCGAGCGGGTTCACAGCGGACAGCGGACACCCGTGGGACAGGAGCACGCCTTCGATCGTGGCGCTGGGTCCTACAAGAAAGTCGTCTGGCAACCGGGCGAGAGGAAGCAGAGGCTCGACGCCGGTGACCTTCGTTCTCGCGTGGTCACCGCCGTCCGACAGGCCGGCTGGCAACCGCTGGAGGACCCCGTTGCGGGGGTCGCAGGCAGGATCGGGCTTGTCGTGGGGCTGTTCGCGGCCGGTCTCACCGTGCTGGCCCTTCTCGTCTCCGGGGCGCTGTCCCTCCTCTCCTGACCAACGGACCCGTACGGTTCCCTCCGTTTGCTGGTGCCGCCCCCGGCCACCCGCTGGCAGCGGCGACGACGCGGCCGCGCACGGCGGCGGGTCCGGATTCTCCCGTCCGGTCCCTCACCGTGCGCTGGCACCGCGGTGGGCGGCCTCCCCGCAGGCCCGGGGATGCGGAGTGGTTCAGCCGAAGAACCCGTACGACAGCAGTATGCCGTTGGTCGCGGCGATCACGGCGCCGGCCAGTACCACTCCGGTGACGAAGCCGGTGCGTAGCGAACGCACCAGGTATTCCAGCCCGATCGCGTTGTTCAGCAGGAAGTACCCCAGGAACATGGCGTGGAAGAAAGCACCCGTGGTGAACGGGTCCCCGAAGTACCAGGACGCCCCGCTCCACGCCTGTGTCGTCGTGAACCACTGCCACGCGTACGAGGCTCCGTACCCCAGCGGGATCTGCAGGATCGGCAGGACCAGCAACGGCAGCAACTTGACGAAGTTCCACAGGCTCGGCTGGGCCGACCTCCGCGCCTGAGCCTGCGCTTGGCGCGCCGCTCGCTGTTCGGCCCGAACGCGTTCCTGGTGGACGCGTTCCTCCTCCTGCTTCCTGCGCTCCTCCTCACGCCGCTGTTCGGACTGCCGACCGCGGTACTGCTGGCCCTGCTGCTGGTACCGGGGATCGGATTGCTCCTGGCGGGGACCGCGGTACAGGTCCGAGTAGGGGTCGTCACCGGACGGTGCGGCGGACGAGGGAGGTTGCCCGTAGGCCATGGTGGGCGGGGCTCCCTCGCCGGAACGGGGCCTCGTCTGTCCGGGGGGCGCGCTGCCGGGATAGTGCGCCGTCTGGTCCCGGTCGTCTCCCAGTGCCCTCGTTTCCGCCGGTGTGTTTCCCGCCTGCTGGGTGGTGTCCTCGTCGCCGAGTGCCTCTCCCGCCGCGCTTCCCGCGACCGCGCCTCCGGCGGCACCGGCTGCCGCGCTACCCAGGACCGAGGTCCGGCCGCCGGAGTCGGCAGTTCCCCCCTCTCCCGGTGCCTCGCTCAGAGCCGTATTGACCTTGTTCACCTGTTCGTGGACACCCTGCATGTAGGCGGGGGGAAGCCAGGAACCGCCGGCGGGGACATCGCCCAGCGCGTCCAGCAGGTCCGTCGGCCCGGGACGGAGTCGGGCCTCCTTCGCGAGGCAGCTGGAAACGATCCGTTGCAGGGATGCCGGCACGGCGGAAATATCGGGTTCACGCTGCATGATGCGCATCACCATGGTGGGCATGGCGCCCTCACCGAACGGCCCCGTTCCG is part of the Haloactinospora alba genome and encodes:
- a CDS encoding threonine ammonia-lyase → MELISLSDIDDAAVRIRHRAQRTPLLWYPWAPPESPLWLKPESLQPVGAFKIRGAANALALLDENSRSLGVVTHSSGNHGQALAYAARAEGVRCVVVVPEGAPRVKTDAMRAFGAELVTVPPEQRLPTAEKHTTEQGLTLIPPFDHPHVIAGQGTVGAEILQDLSDVDTVLVPVGGGGLASGVATAVKEQHPGTTVLGVEPELASDAAESLAADQLVSWPPELTGRTVADGVRVTLSELTFRHLRIRLDGIVTVTEDEIRSAVGTLARSARLVAEPSGAVAMAAFLSGKSPAGRTVAVVSGGNVDPELLAETLTTGGSEHQE
- a CDS encoding serine/threonine protein kinase: MAPLENGDPDRIGRYRLIGRLGAGGMGQVYFGRSAGGRAVAIKRIHPHMATDPSFRERFAREVAAARQVSGAFTAPVIDADTEGEVPWLVTSYVPALPLDEGVRAHGGLPEHSLRVLAAGLAEALNDIHRVGLIHRDLKPGNVLLAEDGPRVIDFGIARATEGTAATQSVIGTPGFMSPEQVQGERMTPVSDMFALGAVLVYAASGTGPFGEGAMPTMVMRIMQREPDISAVPASLQRIVSSCLAKEARLRPGPTDLLDALGDVPAGGSWLPPAYMQGVHEQVNKVNTALSEAPGEGGTADSGGRTSVLGSAAAGAAGGAVAGSAAGEALGDEDTTQQAGNTPAETRALGDDRDQTAHYPGSAPPGQTRPRSGEGAPPTMAYGQPPSSAAPSGDDPYSDLYRGPRQEQSDPRYQQQGQQYRGRQSEQRREEERRKQEEERVHQERVRAEQRAARQAQAQARRSAQPSLWNFVKLLPLLVLPILQIPLGYGASYAWQWFTTTQAWSGASWYFGDPFTTGAFFHAMFLGYFLLNNAIGLEYLVRSLRTGFVTGVVLAGAVIAATNGILLSYGFFG